The following proteins are encoded in a genomic region of Desulfosporosinus youngiae DSM 17734:
- a CDS encoding helix-turn-helix domain-containing protein yields MRDLNQIVANNLKRIREEMKLSLDKVSDMTDVSKGMLRQIEAGESSPTIKTIWKIASGLKIPYTSIINIPQPDTFLVLGEDIEPQVEDEGRYKVYSIFPSEDGRKVEIYRIELEKNGSFSSNTHGEKTQELITVYEGVLTIRVDDEEYVIKAGDSIKFMADRPHAYFNRSDQLTRANMVIYYSI; encoded by the coding sequence TTGAGAGATTTGAATCAGATTGTTGCCAATAACTTGAAACGAATCCGGGAAGAAATGAAATTAAGCTTGGATAAGGTATCTGATATGACCGATGTCAGTAAAGGGATGTTAAGACAAATCGAGGCAGGTGAGTCCAGCCCCACCATTAAAACCATCTGGAAGATTGCCTCGGGTTTGAAAATACCTTATACCTCAATCATTAACATTCCCCAGCCGGATACCTTCCTTGTCCTGGGAGAGGATATCGAACCCCAAGTTGAGGACGAGGGGAGATATAAGGTATACTCGATCTTTCCCTCGGAAGACGGACGAAAAGTGGAAATCTATAGGATCGAACTTGAAAAAAACGGTTCATTTTCTTCAAATACTCATGGAGAAAAGACTCAGGAATTGATTACGGTCTACGAAGGTGTTTTAACCATTCGGGTGGATGATGAAGAATATGTTATAAAAGCAGGGGACTCGATTAAATTCATGGCGGATAGGCCCCATGCATATTTCAATAGATCTGATCAATTAACCCGGGCTAATATGGTCATTTATTATTCAATTTAA
- a CDS encoding AzlC family ABC transporter permease, giving the protein MDRNQITGSIKEGIISALPLIFGFFPVAMAFGLLAKNVGISLQDSSLFSLMVFAGASQFMALDMIKDGISAGSIILSTFLLNLRHFIMSASLSVRLQAIKKHWLFIIAFGITDEAFSLISLRNRTLNLPFLLTLQIAPYISWVTGTIAGYLVGTLLPEAVQLSLGVGLYAMFMALLAPEVKKSFSVLFLAVMSGIFYLTASYFKLLPASWCFIASVILAAGIGAIIIKDEVVSP; this is encoded by the coding sequence ATGGACAGAAATCAGATTACAGGCAGTATCAAAGAAGGAATCATCTCTGCTCTTCCCCTTATCTTTGGTTTTTTCCCCGTGGCTATGGCCTTCGGACTTCTTGCCAAAAATGTTGGTATTTCGCTGCAGGACAGCAGTTTGTTTTCCCTGATGGTTTTTGCCGGGGCCAGTCAGTTCATGGCCTTGGATATGATTAAAGATGGCATTTCAGCGGGAAGCATTATCCTTTCCACCTTCCTGCTGAATTTACGGCATTTTATTATGAGCGCTTCCCTGTCGGTAAGACTGCAGGCAATTAAAAAACATTGGCTTTTTATCATTGCTTTTGGTATTACCGACGAAGCTTTCTCCTTGATCTCCTTAAGAAACAGAACATTAAACCTTCCATTTTTGCTTACTCTGCAAATTGCACCCTACATATCCTGGGTGACTGGTACGATTGCCGGGTATCTTGTCGGCACCCTTCTGCCGGAGGCTGTTCAGCTCAGTCTGGGGGTAGGCCTTTACGCTATGTTTATGGCCTTATTGGCACCTGAGGTCAAGAAATCCTTTTCTGTTCTGTTTTTGGCGGTTATGTCCGGGATTTTTTACCTGACTGCATCATACTTTAAGCTCCTGCCCGCCTCCTGGTGTTTTATTGCGTCTGTCATCCTGGCGGCTGGAATCGGCGCTATTATTATAAAAGATGAGGTGGTATCCCCATGA
- a CDS encoding AzlD domain-containing protein, with the protein MKSYLLLITGMMVVTYLPRLLPLLIMTGRPLPPVLKRFLQYIPYTALSALIVRGIMQSAPDMRLATVAGIIAAGICSWLKGSLVLSVLISIIAAYLILQV; encoded by the coding sequence ATGAAAAGCTATCTCCTTTTAATTACCGGGATGATGGTTGTCACATATTTGCCCAGGTTACTGCCGCTGCTTATTATGACGGGAAGACCTCTGCCCCCTGTTCTCAAGCGATTCCTGCAATATATACCCTATACAGCTTTAAGTGCTTTGATTGTACGGGGGATCATGCAATCTGCTCCGGACATGAGACTGGCTACGGTTGCCGGCATTATCGCAGCCGGTATCTGTTCCTGGCTGAAAGGCAGTTTAGTCTTATCCGTCTTGATTTCCATCATTGCAGCATATCTAATTCTGCAAGTATAA
- a CDS encoding acyltransferase family protein yields the protein MNCSKKTNQSNLHQRRLRAGSSGYMPGLDGLRALAVFAVIAYHLNLSWAPGGLLGVSLFFVLSGYLITNILLKQWEHSGAIDLKDFWLRRARRLLPALFLMLAGVMSWMMLGAPERLTALKQEALAAVFYTSNWYLIFHQVSYFESFGPPSPLGHLWSLAVEEQFYLFWPLLLGWGLHCFRQRKWLIGATTAVALTSAAAMALLYIPGHDPSRVYYGTDTRAFALLAGAVLAMVWPSSKMNPDLSGKKRLALDGVGSLGLLVVLLMIGKTSQYQTSLYQGGLLLFSVAGACLVAVLAHPASYLGRFFGWGPLRWLGGCSYGIYLWHYPVIILTSPVVNTEGFNLSRTLWQIALSIILAVLSRYLIEDPIRYGRRKPVRRRRPLAHGAKIMMGMVLMFLLVFVMPNEGRQTSAKAIAQSYETAEQTQTQAQAQNQELDKEDSAAKGKLTGTDQQSGLKGDDITVIGDSVMINVEPVFQERLPGIVIDAQLGRQMYQAPDAIARLREEGKLGKIVIIQLGTNGSFSEKQLQETLESLQGSAKILLVNTRVPKPWEGEVNETLRLAAQSYPKTRLIDWHSASSGHKDYFYADGVHLTQVGVEAYGEMMVEALLSD from the coding sequence ATGAATTGCAGCAAGAAAACGAATCAATCGAATTTACACCAAAGGAGATTGCGGGCGGGTTCCAGCGGCTATATGCCCGGATTGGACGGACTGAGAGCCTTAGCGGTGTTTGCCGTGATTGCTTATCATCTCAATCTGAGCTGGGCGCCGGGAGGGCTTTTAGGGGTAAGCCTTTTCTTTGTGCTGTCCGGCTATTTGATCACCAATATTCTGCTTAAGCAATGGGAGCACTCCGGAGCGATTGATTTGAAAGATTTCTGGCTGCGCCGGGCCAGGCGGTTGCTGCCGGCCCTTTTTTTAATGCTGGCAGGCGTGATGTCCTGGATGATGCTTGGGGCTCCGGAACGCCTGACGGCCTTGAAGCAGGAAGCGCTGGCTGCGGTATTCTATACCAGTAACTGGTATCTGATCTTCCATCAGGTATCCTATTTTGAAAGTTTCGGTCCGCCGTCTCCGCTGGGGCATCTCTGGTCTTTAGCGGTAGAAGAACAATTTTATCTCTTCTGGCCCTTGCTTTTGGGATGGGGACTGCACTGTTTCCGGCAGCGCAAATGGCTGATCGGGGCCACAACTGCTGTCGCTCTGACTTCCGCTGCAGCAATGGCGCTGCTTTATATACCGGGGCATGATCCCAGCCGGGTCTATTATGGAACGGATACCCGTGCTTTTGCTTTGCTGGCGGGGGCCGTTCTGGCTATGGTATGGCCCAGCAGTAAGATGAACCCGGACTTGTCCGGCAAAAAGAGACTGGCGCTGGATGGGGTGGGGAGTCTGGGGTTATTGGTGGTCCTTTTGATGATCGGGAAAACCAGCCAATACCAGACCTCTCTCTATCAGGGCGGACTCTTGCTCTTCTCTGTGGCGGGAGCTTGTCTGGTGGCGGTTCTGGCTCACCCGGCCAGCTATCTGGGGCGGTTCTTCGGATGGGGCCCCTTGCGCTGGCTGGGAGGGTGTTCCTATGGAATTTACCTGTGGCATTACCCGGTCATCATCCTGACTAGTCCGGTTGTCAATACGGAAGGCTTTAACCTTTCCCGCACACTCTGGCAAATTGCCTTAAGCATTATCCTGGCTGTCCTGTCCCGTTACCTGATCGAAGACCCGATCCGCTACGGACGGCGCAAACCGGTGCGGAGGCGGAGACCATTGGCCCACGGTGCTAAAATTATGATGGGTATGGTATTGATGTTTCTGCTGGTGTTTGTGATGCCGAATGAAGGGAGGCAAACTTCAGCAAAAGCTATAGCGCAGAGCTATGAGACGGCAGAACAGACTCAAACTCAAGCTCAAGCTCAAAATCAAGAGTTGGACAAAGAAGATAGTGCCGCCAAGGGAAAACTTACCGGGACAGATCAGCAGAGCGGGCTCAAGGGGGATGACATTACGGTCATTGGTGATTCCGTAATGATCAATGTGGAGCCTGTTTTCCAGGAACGCCTGCCTGGGATTGTCATCGACGCCCAGCTCGGCAGACAGATGTATCAGGCCCCGGATGCCATTGCCAGGCTTCGGGAAGAAGGTAAGCTGGGGAAAATCGTGATTATTCAATTAGGAACGAACGGTTCGTTCAGCGAAAAACAACTACAGGAGACTCTGGAGTCCCTGCAAGGAAGTGCGAAGATCCTGCTGGTCAATACCCGGGTCCCCAAGCCTTGGGAAGGAGAGGTGAATGAGACCCTGAGACTAGCAGCCCAGTCTTACCCCAAGACCAGACTGATCGATTGGCATTCAGCCAGCAGCGGCCATAAGGATTATTTTTATGCAGACGGAGTTCATCTGACTCAGGTCGGGGTGGAAGCCTACGGGGAAATGATGGTCGAAGCTTTGCTCTCAGACTAA
- the katG gene encoding catalase/peroxidase HPI — MDERSKCPVTGRTQNAAAGGGTSSRDWWPNQLNLKILHQNSSLGNPMTPEFNYAEEFKKLDLAALKKDLYALMTDSQDWWPADYGHYGPLFIRMAWHSAGTYRTNDGRGGAGSGSQRLAPLNSWPDNVNLDKARRLLWPIKQKYGRKISWADLMILAGNCAIESMGLKTFGFAGGREDVWEPEEDIYWGSETEWLGDKRYSGDRDLENPLAAVQMGLIYVNPEGPNGNPDPVASGHDVRETFARMAMNDEETVALVAGGHTFGKCHGAGDAAHVGPEPEAAGLEEQGLGWKSSFGSGKGGDTIGSGIEGAWKPNPTQWDMGYLKVLFKYEWELVKSPAGAHQWLAKDVAEEDMVVDAHDPSKRHRPMMTTADLSLRYDPVYAPIARRYLQNPEEFADAFARAWFKLTHRDMGPRSRYIGPEVPGEELIWQDPVPAVDYELINEQDIADLKGKILASGLSVSQLVTTAWASASTFRGSDKRGGANGARIRLAPQKDWEVNQPSQLNTVLQALEKIQTEFNSAQSGQKRVSLADLIVLSGCAGIEQGARNAGNNVLVPFKPGRTDATQEQTDVHSFAVLEPKADGFRNYLKTKVSVSAEELLLDRAQLLTLTAPEMTVLLGGMRVLNANYGQSPHGVFTKKPESLTNDFFVNLLDMGTAWQAASEDKNIFEGRDRGTGELKWTGTRVDLVFGSNSQLRAIAEVYACDDSQDKFLHDFVSAWNKVMNADRFDLA, encoded by the coding sequence ATGGATGAAAGAAGCAAATGCCCGGTAACCGGAAGAACGCAAAATGCCGCTGCAGGCGGTGGCACCTCTAGCAGGGACTGGTGGCCAAACCAGTTGAACCTCAAGATTCTTCATCAGAACTCAAGCTTAGGTAACCCGATGACTCCAGAGTTTAACTATGCTGAAGAATTCAAGAAGCTCGATCTGGCAGCTTTGAAAAAGGACTTATATGCCCTGATGACCGACTCCCAGGATTGGTGGCCCGCGGATTACGGTCACTACGGGCCGCTTTTCATCCGGATGGCCTGGCACAGTGCAGGCACCTACCGCACCAACGACGGCCGCGGCGGCGCAGGATCCGGTTCCCAGCGCCTTGCGCCCCTTAACAGCTGGCCTGACAACGTGAACCTCGACAAGGCGCGCCGTCTGCTCTGGCCCATCAAACAGAAATACGGCAGGAAAATTTCCTGGGCAGACCTGATGATCCTGGCCGGCAATTGCGCTATTGAGTCAATGGGACTTAAAACCTTCGGCTTTGCCGGCGGACGTGAGGACGTTTGGGAGCCGGAAGAGGATATTTACTGGGGTTCTGAAACCGAGTGGCTTGGCGATAAGCGCTACTCCGGCGACCGGGATCTCGAGAATCCCCTGGCCGCCGTACAAATGGGCCTGATCTACGTGAACCCGGAAGGGCCGAACGGCAACCCTGATCCCGTCGCCTCCGGCCATGATGTTCGGGAAACCTTCGCCCGCATGGCCATGAACGATGAAGAGACAGTCGCCCTCGTCGCCGGCGGACACACCTTCGGCAAGTGTCACGGCGCGGGGGATGCGGCGCATGTCGGTCCGGAACCCGAGGCCGCCGGCCTTGAGGAACAAGGTCTCGGCTGGAAGAGCAGCTTCGGCAGCGGCAAAGGCGGGGATACCATCGGCAGCGGCATTGAAGGTGCCTGGAAGCCGAACCCCACCCAATGGGATATGGGGTATCTGAAGGTACTGTTCAAATACGAGTGGGAACTGGTCAAAAGCCCGGCCGGTGCCCATCAGTGGCTGGCCAAAGACGTGGCCGAAGAAGACATGGTAGTTGACGCTCACGACCCGTCCAAGCGGCACCGGCCCATGATGACCACGGCAGATCTCTCCCTTCGCTACGACCCGGTCTACGCACCCATTGCCCGGCGCTACCTGCAAAACCCTGAGGAATTCGCCGACGCCTTCGCCCGGGCCTGGTTCAAGCTAACCCACCGGGACATGGGGCCTCGTTCACGCTATATCGGTCCTGAAGTTCCCGGGGAGGAACTGATCTGGCAAGACCCGGTGCCTGCAGTGGATTACGAATTGATTAATGAACAGGATATTGCGGATCTCAAGGGGAAAATCCTGGCTTCCGGCCTGTCTGTCTCCCAGCTTGTCACAACCGCTTGGGCGTCGGCCTCCACCTTCCGCGGCTCTGATAAACGCGGCGGGGCCAACGGGGCGCGCATCCGTCTGGCACCCCAGAAGGACTGGGAAGTCAACCAGCCAAGTCAGCTGAATACTGTGCTGCAGGCCCTTGAAAAAATCCAAACAGAATTCAACAGCGCCCAGTCCGGCCAAAAGAGGGTTTCTCTCGCCGACTTGATCGTCCTGAGCGGCTGTGCAGGTATCGAACAAGGGGCAAGAAATGCCGGCAACAATGTATTGGTTCCCTTCAAACCGGGACGCACAGATGCAACCCAGGAACAGACCGACGTGCATTCCTTCGCGGTACTCGAACCCAAAGCAGACGGGTTCCGCAACTACCTGAAAACCAAAGTTTCCGTATCGGCGGAAGAACTTTTGCTTGACCGTGCCCAACTGCTGACCTTGACCGCTCCCGAAATGACGGTTTTGCTTGGCGGCATGCGCGTCCTGAATGCCAATTACGGACAGTCTCCGCACGGTGTCTTCACCAAAAAACCGGAGTCACTGACCAATGACTTCTTCGTGAATCTCCTGGACATGGGTACAGCCTGGCAGGCCGCATCCGAGGATAAAAATATCTTCGAGGGCCGCGACCGCGGAACAGGCGAACTGAAGTGGACCGGCACCCGTGTCGATCTCGTCTTCGGTTCCAACTCCCAGCTTCGGGCCATTGCAGAAGTCTATGCCTGTGACGACTCTCAGGATAAGTTCTTGCATGATTTCGTGTCCGCCTGGAACAAGGTGATGAACGCAGATCGTTTCGACCTGGCCTGA
- a CDS encoding molybdopterin molybdotransferase MoeA: MSERTDFSVTRAEALELLLKAWNPKDEGEWISLEKALGRVTAKPLYSRNTMPVYRISQADGIAVRSADFINGLPDTLRWVKGVDYVQADTGDDFPDEFDTIIPVEEIYYDSNNRLGLAEGFIFKKGDCVGEAGTAVRQGDLIVEAHVRLTPLHLAMLALGGIYQLEVIRKPKVIYIPTGSELIHAGIKPERGQTIESNSLMVAALLEQWGAEVACYPIIKDKPEELAEALDKALMTADLVLINGGSSKGVEDFNTGLLEKKADLFQHGIKAVPGRPVGIAMIGGKPVINLPGPTFAAFLAMDWCVCGLVHHYYGLPAPRRPKLRVSLTKPLQKWPDYETYVRLILARRDGSYEATPLGWDQNLPDSLLKMNALFIAPIGVSEYQVCDEVEAELLCGPEHLV; the protein is encoded by the coding sequence ATGAGTGAAAGAACGGATTTTTCCGTCACCAGAGCGGAAGCCTTAGAGTTATTGTTAAAAGCTTGGAACCCGAAAGATGAAGGAGAATGGATTTCCTTGGAAAAGGCTTTGGGACGGGTCACGGCAAAGCCCCTCTATTCCCGAAATACTATGCCGGTTTACCGCATTTCCCAGGCGGATGGAATCGCCGTCCGCTCCGCTGATTTTATCAACGGACTGCCGGATACCCTCCGCTGGGTGAAGGGTGTTGACTATGTTCAGGCCGATACCGGGGATGATTTCCCCGATGAGTTCGATACCATCATCCCGGTTGAGGAGATCTATTACGACAGCAACAACCGGCTTGGCCTGGCCGAGGGCTTTATTTTTAAAAAAGGGGACTGTGTGGGAGAGGCGGGGACTGCGGTTCGGCAGGGGGATCTGATTGTGGAAGCTCATGTCCGGCTGACTCCCCTGCACCTGGCCATGCTGGCCCTGGGCGGAATTTATCAATTGGAAGTTATCAGAAAACCCAAAGTCATTTATATACCTACGGGAAGCGAGCTGATCCATGCCGGAATCAAACCGGAGCGGGGCCAAACCATCGAAAGCAACAGTCTGATGGTTGCTGCCCTGCTGGAGCAATGGGGAGCGGAGGTGGCATGCTATCCGATCATCAAGGACAAACCGGAAGAATTGGCGGAAGCTCTGGACAAAGCCTTGATGACAGCCGATCTGGTTCTCATCAACGGCGGCTCCTCCAAAGGCGTCGAGGACTTTAATACCGGCCTGCTTGAGAAAAAGGCCGATCTTTTCCAGCACGGTATTAAGGCCGTTCCCGGAAGGCCGGTGGGTATTGCCATGATTGGCGGTAAACCGGTGATTAACCTGCCCGGCCCTACTTTTGCCGCTTTTCTGGCTATGGACTGGTGTGTATGCGGACTGGTTCACCATTATTACGGCCTGCCGGCGCCCCGGCGCCCGAAGCTCAGAGTCAGCTTGACCAAGCCTCTCCAGAAATGGCCGGATTATGAAACCTATGTCAGGCTGATTCTGGCCAGGCGGGACGGGAGCTATGAAGCCACCCCCTTGGGTTGGGATCAGAACCTGCCCGACTCCCTGCTGAAAATGAACGCCCTTTTTATCGCACCTATAGGTGTCTCAGAGTATCAAGTCTGCGACGAAGTTGAGGCGGAGCTGTTATGCGGGCCTGAGCATTTAGTTTAA
- a CDS encoding Crp/Fnr family transcriptional regulator, whose protein sequence is MKSEKPYQKYLALIKDHPLFRGLREEEIPGLLDYLSAAVETIEAGTPINTVGSRGDDSVRSCCILAGCAQHIKYDVRGKCSILEYIVSGSLLGCSQAFAGMPCQISSIVAAEKCICLYLDLKKLDRGNGESWDSLSRLSLNLIRILAEQNQRMLQKMDIVAHRTLREKILTYLSQERDKQQSDTIYIPFSRQEMADFLYVERSSLSTELGKLRQEGLLKFHHNHFQFTINK, encoded by the coding sequence ATGAAAAGCGAAAAACCATATCAGAAATACCTGGCACTCATCAAAGACCACCCGCTGTTCCGCGGATTGAGGGAGGAAGAGATTCCCGGTCTCCTCGACTATCTTTCAGCGGCAGTGGAGACCATTGAGGCAGGAACACCGATCAATACTGTGGGCAGCCGTGGCGATGATTCTGTTCGCTCCTGCTGTATCCTGGCCGGCTGCGCTCAGCACATCAAATACGACGTCCGGGGTAAATGCTCGATTTTGGAGTATATAGTCTCCGGCAGCCTGTTAGGCTGCAGCCAGGCTTTTGCCGGCATGCCCTGTCAGATAAGCAGTATTGTAGCGGCTGAGAAGTGTATCTGCCTGTACCTGGATCTGAAAAAGCTGGATAGGGGGAATGGTGAGAGTTGGGATAGTCTGTCCCGGCTGAGTTTAAATCTGATCCGGATCTTGGCGGAGCAGAATCAGCGAATGCTCCAAAAAATGGATATCGTGGCTCACAGAACCCTGCGGGAGAAAATCCTCACTTATTTGTCCCAGGAGCGGGATAAACAGCAAAGCGATACTATCTATATTCCCTTCAGTCGGCAGGAAATGGCAGATTTTCTGTATGTAGAACGAAGTTCCTTGTCCACGGAGCTGGGCAAGCTCCGGCAGGAAGGCCTGCTGAAGTTTCATCACAATCACTTTCAGTTTACGATTAATAAATAA
- a CDS encoding ABC transporter substrate-binding protein, protein MNKSIKVISIVLGFLMMFSVVGCNNAPQAANGTADKAAGQESQVVTKVDMAGNSVTLPAKLNKVAITSWMGSFGAVALLGRVDLVSAMADTSRYAWMRHAFPQILSIPDYGSFDKVNVEEMLKSNPDVIISPNSAAEANKKMKSLNMPVYIDGMMTPNSDDVFEGWHKELLGVADLIGETEKAEQYLKYTNDILAMVKQRVDGIPESQRKTALVVRTTMLEVFANNISCGWAVKAAGGINVAAEAGNRYFTTSAENITQWNPDFIFQTIVTTPFDEKMAAYYDEWKADKRYQNIKAIQSGDVYIMPMGVTQWNGDVEMALGVLQMAKIMYPEQFKDIDVKAEAEKFYKTFMNYDLGAEDWKIMAPNFNHAKSNGLS, encoded by the coding sequence ATGAACAAGAGCATAAAAGTAATTAGTATCGTTTTGGGGTTTCTAATGATGTTTTCCGTAGTGGGCTGCAACAATGCACCTCAAGCTGCCAATGGAACGGCAGATAAAGCTGCCGGGCAGGAATCCCAGGTTGTCACCAAAGTGGATATGGCCGGAAACAGTGTTACCTTACCCGCCAAATTGAATAAAGTGGCTATCACCTCCTGGATGGGTTCCTTTGGCGCAGTTGCCCTGCTGGGAAGAGTGGATTTGGTGTCTGCCATGGCGGATACCAGCCGTTATGCCTGGATGCGGCATGCCTTTCCCCAGATTCTCAGCATTCCCGATTATGGCAGCTTCGATAAAGTGAACGTTGAAGAAATGCTGAAATCCAACCCGGATGTTATTATCTCCCCTAATTCGGCTGCTGAAGCCAATAAGAAAATGAAGTCCCTGAATATGCCTGTGTATATTGACGGGATGATGACGCCCAACTCCGATGACGTGTTTGAAGGCTGGCACAAGGAATTGCTGGGGGTTGCCGATCTGATTGGCGAGACGGAGAAAGCAGAGCAATACCTGAAATATACCAATGATATCCTGGCGATGGTGAAACAAAGGGTGGACGGGATTCCGGAATCCCAGCGCAAGACAGCCCTTGTCGTCCGTACCACTATGCTTGAGGTTTTTGCCAATAATATTTCCTGTGGCTGGGCTGTGAAGGCGGCAGGCGGTATTAACGTAGCGGCCGAGGCAGGCAACCGTTACTTCACGACCAGCGCGGAAAATATCACCCAGTGGAACCCGGACTTTATTTTCCAGACCATTGTCACCACACCTTTTGATGAAAAAATGGCTGCCTATTATGACGAGTGGAAGGCGGATAAACGCTACCAGAATATTAAGGCAATCCAAAGCGGGGACGTTTATATCATGCCCATGGGGGTCACCCAGTGGAACGGGGATGTGGAAATGGCCCTGGGAGTGCTGCAGATGGCCAAGATTATGTATCCCGAGCAGTTTAAAGATATTGATGTTAAAGCAGAGGCGGAAAAGTTTTATAAGACCTTTATGAACTATGATCTCGGCGCGGAGGATTGGAAGATTATGGCTCCCAATTTCAACCATGCCAAGAGCAACGGACTTTCCTGA
- a CDS encoding ABC transporter ATP-binding protein yields MLFALKNGVCGYSADKPVLRNINFQVAAGEVLCILGANGVGKSTLFKSMLGLIRMLGGSVTVDGADISQWSRAEIARTIGYIPQANNPPFSYSVLDVILMGRTAYLGMFASPQKEDERIAEGVVEQLNIARLIDKRYQELSGGERQLVLIARALAQLPKILIMDEPTAALDFGNQQMVLNQIYRLSEKGLSIIMASHFPDHAFLYSHKALLLKDGGIYSTGSPNQVITEHSLRDLYAVETKIINTGILPRSAVTGSTDIKVCVPLS; encoded by the coding sequence ATGCTATTTGCCTTGAAAAATGGGGTTTGCGGTTATTCGGCGGACAAGCCGGTTTTAAGAAACATAAATTTCCAGGTTGCGGCGGGGGAAGTTCTGTGCATTTTAGGCGCAAACGGCGTAGGGAAATCCACCCTGTTCAAATCCATGCTGGGCTTGATCCGGATGTTAGGCGGATCAGTTACTGTTGACGGGGCGGACATCAGCCAATGGTCCAGAGCTGAAATTGCCCGGACTATCGGCTATATTCCCCAGGCCAATAATCCGCCCTTTTCCTATTCGGTGTTGGATGTGATTTTAATGGGCAGGACAGCCTATTTGGGAATGTTTGCCTCCCCGCAAAAAGAGGATGAAAGGATCGCAGAGGGTGTGGTTGAGCAGCTTAACATTGCCAGATTGATTGACAAGCGCTATCAGGAACTGAGCGGAGGAGAACGGCAATTGGTGCTGATTGCCCGGGCGCTTGCCCAACTGCCGAAAATCCTGATCATGGATGAGCCGACGGCAGCTTTGGATTTCGGCAATCAGCAGATGGTGCTGAACCAGATATACCGGCTTTCTGAGAAAGGACTCAGCATCATCATGGCCTCCCATTTTCCCGATCATGCCTTTTTGTATTCTCACAAAGCGCTCCTGCTGAAAGACGGGGGGATTTATTCAACGGGCAGCCCCAATCAGGTCATCACAGAGCATAGCCTGAGGGATCTTTATGCTGTTGAGACGAAAATCATCAACACGGGTATTCTGCCGCGTTCCGCCGTAACAGGCTCGACAGACATAAAAGTATGCGTTCCGCTGTCCTAG
- a CDS encoding FecCD family ABC transporter permease — protein sequence MKQSLSRSEQKRLLNLKLFVLLGVLIVIFIGSFNFGRYSGISLREVTLIFMSKVFPISPTWPDSFETVVFYIRFPRIIAAVLIGGLLALAGASYQAVFKNPLVSPDILGASAGASFGAALAIFNGLGAVWIQISAFAMSLLAVGCSCLVGSRIKRDPALALILSGIFVSSLASALVSLLKFLADPLDKLPTITFWLLGTLANITITDIGWALIPMVIGAVPLILLRWRLNVLSMGEDEAKALGVETKQLRIVVIVCATILTAASISIGGLIGWVGLVIPHLARMIVGPNNKFLLPASLIIGGSFLLLVDNFARSLSSVEIPLGVLTAIVGAPFFISLMLRGKEAA from the coding sequence ATGAAGCAAAGTTTAAGCCGCAGTGAACAAAAAAGGCTGCTGAACCTTAAGCTGTTTGTCCTGTTAGGGGTTTTAATAGTCATTTTCATCGGCTCATTTAATTTTGGACGTTACAGCGGCATCAGCCTTCGCGAAGTTACCTTGATATTTATGAGTAAAGTGTTCCCTATAAGCCCTACCTGGCCGGATTCTTTTGAGACAGTTGTCTTTTATATACGATTTCCCAGAATCATTGCGGCAGTTTTGATCGGCGGCTTGCTGGCGCTGGCCGGGGCTTCTTATCAGGCCGTTTTTAAAAACCCTCTGGTTTCCCCGGATATCCTGGGAGCTTCCGCAGGGGCGTCCTTTGGAGCGGCTTTGGCTATTTTTAACGGCTTGGGAGCGGTCTGGATTCAGATTTCGGCTTTTGCCATGAGCTTGCTGGCTGTGGGCTGTTCCTGTCTTGTCGGCAGCAGGATTAAGCGCGACCCCGCTCTGGCCCTGATTCTTTCCGGGATTTTTGTATCCTCATTGGCCAGCGCTCTGGTGTCTTTGCTGAAATTCCTGGCCGACCCGCTGGACAAACTGCCGACCATCACTTTCTGGCTGTTGGGCACCTTGGCCAATATTACCATAACCGATATCGGCTGGGCGCTTATCCCCATGGTGATAGGAGCGGTGCCTCTGATCTTGCTGCGCTGGAGGCTGAATGTTCTTTCCATGGGTGAAGATGAAGCTAAGGCCTTGGGTGTTGAGACGAAACAATTGAGGATTGTTGTTATTGTCTGCGCCACCATACTGACTGCCGCGTCTATTTCCATTGGCGGCTTGATCGGCTGGGTTGGTTTGGTCATCCCTCATTTGGCACGCATGATTGTCGGACCCAACAACAAGTTTTTGCTGCCCGCTTCCCTGATTATCGGCGGTAGTTTCCTGCTCTTGGTGGATAATTTTGCCCGCTCCCTGTCCAGTGTGGAAATTCCTCTAGGTGTTTTGACGGCGATTGTCGGCGCGCCCTTCTTTATTTCCCTCATGCTGCGCGGAAAGGAGGCGGCCTAA